One Falco biarmicus isolate bFalBia1 chromosome 13, bFalBia1.pri, whole genome shotgun sequence genomic region harbors:
- the GNB4 gene encoding guanine nucleotide-binding protein subunit beta-4, whose product MSELEQLRQEAEQLRNQIRDARKACSDTTLAQITTSLDSVGRIQMRTRRTLRGHLAKIYAMHWGSDSRLLVSASQDGKLIIWDSYTTNKMHAIPLRSSWVMTCAYAPSGNYVACGGLDNICSIYNLKTREGNVRVSRELPGHTGYLSCCRFLDDNQIVTSSGDTTCALWDIETGQQTTTFTGHTGDVMSLSLSPDMRTFVSGACDASSKLWDIRDGMCRQSFTGHVSDINAVCFFPNGHAFATGSDDATCRLFDLRADQELMMYSHDNIICGITSVAFSKSGRLLLAGYDDFNCNVWDTLKGERAGVLAGHDNRVSCLGVTDDGMAVATGSWDSFLRIWN is encoded by the exons ATGAGTGAGCTGGAACAGTTAcggcaggaggcagagcagctgcgaaatcaaatcaga GATGCAAGGAAAGCGTGTAGTGACACAACTCTTGCTCAG atcaCGACAAGTCTGGACTCAGTGGGTCGGATTCAAATGCGAACAAGGCGTACGCTTAGAGGTCACTTAGCCAAAATCTACGCTATGCACTGGGGATCGGACTCAAG GCTACTAGTCAGTGCTTCTCAAgatggaaaattaattatttgggATAGTTATACAACAAATAAG ATGCATGCCATTCCTTTGAGATCCTCCTGGGTGATGACTTGCGCGTACGCACCGTCTGGAAACTACGTTGCTTGTGGTGGATTGGACAACATCTGTTCCATATACAACTTAAAAACCAGAGAGGGCAATGTCAGAGTGAGCCGggagctgccagggcacacag gataCTTGTCCTGTTGTCGCTTTCTAGATGACAACCAAATTGTCACTAGCTCAGGAGACACCACCTG CGCTCTGTGGGATATTGAAACTGGTCAACAGACCACCACATTCACTGGGCATACTGGCGATGTGATGAGTCTCTCTCTAAGTCCAGATATGAGGACTTTTGTTTCGGGTGCCTGTGATGCCTCCTCGAAGCTTTGGGATATTCGGGATGGAATGTGCAGGCAGTCGTTCACAGGGCATGTGTCAGATATTAATGCAGTTTGT TTTTTCCCTAATGGACATGCATTTGCCACTGGATCTGATGATGCCACTTGCCGCCTCTTTGACCTACGTGCAGATCAGGAATTAATGATGTATTCACACGACAATATCATCTGCGGGATCACTTCTGTAGCCTTCTCAAAAAGCGGTCGCCTCTTGCTAGCAGGTTACGATGACTTCAACTGCAATGTGTGGGATACTCTGAAAGGGGAGAGGGCAG GTGTCCTTGCTGGCCATGACAACCGTGTCAGCTGTTTAGGTGTTACTGATGACGGCATGGCTGTAGCTACAGGGTCTTGGGACAGTTTTCTCAGAATCTGGAATTAA